The DNA window GGCGAAGCTGCTCGAGCGCGGCCTGGTGCTCTGGTCCAACACCGGCCACGCGGATGGAGTTCACGGCGACCTGCTGATGCTGGGCCCGCCCCTCATCATCACCGAAGCGGAGGTCGACGAGCTGGTCGACACCCTGTCGCGCGGAATCCGCCAGTTCTTCCAGGAGGAGTCATGAGCTTTCGCATCACCTATTCGGTGTTGGAGGCGGACCTGTCCGCGCTGCATGCCCAGTTCGACGAGGCGCTCGGCGCCGTCCGGGGCAGGCTCGGCGCACAGCTCCCATCGTGGATTGCCGGTGAGGCGTACCGGAGCGGCGACCTGCTGGAGAGCCGCAACCCGGCCAACCCCAACGAGCTGCTCGCGTCCTTCCACCGCACGCCCGTGACGGAGCTCGACCGTGTGGTGCACGTGGCGCGCGAGGCCCAGCGTGCCTGGGGCGCCACGCCCTGGACGGAGCGGGTGCGCATCCTCCTCAAGGCCGCGGACCTGATTTCGGAGCGGCGGCTGGAGCTCTCCGCGCGGATGACGCTGGAGGTGGGCAAGAGCCGGCTGGAGTCCCTGGGCGACGTGGAGGAGTCCGCGGACCTGCTGCGCTACTACGCCCGGCAGCTCGAGGAGGCCGAGGGGTTCCGCCGTCCCATGGCGCGGCTGTCTCCGCACGAGGACACGCTCAGCGTGCTGCGCCCCTACGGCGTGTTCGCCGTCATCTCGCCCTTCAACTTCCCGCTCGCGCTCGCCGCGGGGATGAGCGCGGGCGCGCTGCTCGGAGGCAACACCGTCATCCTCAAGCCCAGCGAGGAGACGCCGTGGTGCGCGGAGGGGCTCTACCACGCGCTCGCGGACGCGGGCCTTCCCCCCGGTGTCTTCCAGGTGGTGCATGGCGAGGGCGAGTCGCTCGGCGCCGCGCTGGTGCGACACCCCGGCATCGACGGCGTCTCGTTCACCGGCAGCAAGGCGGTGGGCATGGCCCTCCATCGGACGATGTCCACCGGCCGGGTGCGGCCGTGCTTCCTGGAGCTGGGCGGAAAGAACCCGGCCATCATCTGCCGCGACGCGGACCTGGAGGCCGCCATCGAGGGCTGCTTCCGCTCCGCCTTCGGCCTGTCTGGACAGAAGTGCAGCGCGCTGTCGCGCATCTACGTCCACGAGTCGCTGCTGAACGACTTCACCGACGGCCTGGCGCGCAAGGCGCTGGAGGCCCGAGTGGGAGACCCGTCGCTCGCGTCGGTGTTCACCGGCCCGGTCATCAACGCCGCGGCTGTCCAACGCTTCGAGCGCGCCATGGACGAGGTGCGCCAGGACGGCGCCATCATCGCGGGCGGAGAGCGCCTGCGCCTGGAGGGAGCCCTCTCCCAGGGGCACTTCGTCGCGCCCACCGTGGTGGCGCTGTCGCATGGGCACCGGCTGATGCGCGAGGAGCTGTTCCTCCCCTTCGTCGGCGTGACGAGCTTCCGCACGCTGGATGAAGCGCTGCGGCTGGCCAACGACTGCGACTACGGCCTGACGGCCGGCATCTTCAGCC is part of the Myxococcus landrumus genome and encodes:
- a CDS encoding aldehyde dehydrogenase family protein — its product is MSFRITYSVLEADLSALHAQFDEALGAVRGRLGAQLPSWIAGEAYRSGDLLESRNPANPNELLASFHRTPVTELDRVVHVAREAQRAWGATPWTERVRILLKAADLISERRLELSARMTLEVGKSRLESLGDVEESADLLRYYARQLEEAEGFRRPMARLSPHEDTLSVLRPYGVFAVISPFNFPLALAAGMSAGALLGGNTVILKPSEETPWCAEGLYHALADAGLPPGVFQVVHGEGESLGAALVRHPGIDGVSFTGSKAVGMALHRTMSTGRVRPCFLELGGKNPAIICRDADLEAAIEGCFRSAFGLSGQKCSALSRIYVHESLLNDFTDGLARKALEARVGDPSLASVFTGPVINAAAVQRFERAMDEVRQDGAIIAGGERLRLEGALSQGHFVAPTVVALSHGHRLMREELFLPFVGVTSFRTLDEALRLANDCDYGLTAGIFSRNTSDVERFMAEAEAGVLYANRRTGATTGAWPGVQSFCGWKSSGASGKGGCGPYYVSQFMREQAQTRMAS